From one Macaca nemestrina isolate mMacNem1 chromosome 3, mMacNem.hap1, whole genome shotgun sequence genomic stretch:
- the LOC105477331 gene encoding immunoglobulin J chain codes for MKNHLLFWGVLAIFVKAVHVKAQEGERIVLVDNKCKCARITSRIIRSSEDPNEDIVERNIRIIVPLNNRENISDPTSPLRTKFVYHLSDLCKKCDPTEVELDNQIVTATQSNICDEDSATETCYTYDRNKCYTAVVPLTYGGETKMVQTALTPDSCYPD; via the exons ATGAAGAACCATTTGCTTTTCTGGGGAGTCCTGGCCATTTTTGTTAAGGCTGTTCATGTAAAAG CTCAAGAAGGTGAAAGGATTGTTCTTGTTGACAACAAATGTAAGTGTGCCCGGATTACTTCCAGGATCATCCGTTCTTCCGAAGATCCTAATGAGGACATTGTGGAGAGAAACATCCGAATTAT tgttCCTCTGAACAACAGGGAGAATATCTCTGATCCCACCTCACCATTGAGAACCAAATTTGTGTACCATTTGTCTGACCT CTGTAAAAAATGTGATCCTACAGAAGTGGAGCTGGATAATCAGATAGTTACTGCTACCCAGAGCAATATCTGTGATGAAGACAGTGCTACAGAGACCTGCTACACTTATGACAGAAACAAGTGCTACACGGCTGTGGTCCCACTCACATATGGTGGTGAGACCAAAATGGTGCAAACAGCCTTAACCCCAGATTCCTGCTATCCTGACTAA